In Saccopteryx leptura isolate mSacLep1 chromosome 11, mSacLep1_pri_phased_curated, whole genome shotgun sequence, the following proteins share a genomic window:
- the SMAD7 gene encoding mothers against decapentaplegic homolog 7: MFRTKRSALVRRLWRSRAPGGEDEEEGAGGGGGGGELRGEGTTDGRAHGAGGGGGAGRAGCCLGKAVRGAKGHHPHPPAAGTGAAGGAEADLKALTHSVLKKLKERQLELLLQAVESRGGTRTACLLLPGRLDCRLGLGAPAGSQPAQQPSSYSLPLLLCKVFRWPDLRHSSEVKRLCCCESYGKINPELVCCNPHHLSRLCELESPPPPYSRYPMDFLKPTADCPDAVPSSADTGGTNYLAPAGLSDSQLLLEPGDRSHWCVVAYWEEKTRVGRLYCVQEPSLDIFYDLPQGNGFCLGQLNSDNKSQLVQKVRSKIGCGIQLTREVDGVWVYNRSSYPIFIKSATLDNPDSRTLLVHKVFPGFSIKAFDYEKAYSLQRPNDHEFMQQPWTGFTVQISFVKGWGQCYTRQFISSCPCWLEVIFNSR; this comes from the exons ATGTTCAGGACCAAACGATCTGCGCTTGTCCGGCGTCTTTGGAGGAGCCGTGCGCCCGGCGgcgaggacgaggaggagggcgcggggggaggcggaggaggaggcgAGCTGCGGGGAGAAGGGACGACGGACGGCCGGGCACATGGGGCCGGTGGTGGCGGCGGCGCAGGCAGGGCTGGCTGCTGCCTGGGCAAGGCGGTCCGAGGTGCCAAAGGtcaccatccccaccccccagccgCAGGCACCGGTGCGGCCGGGGGTGCCGAGGCGGATCTGAAGGCGCTCACACACTCGGTGCTCAAGAAACTGAAGGAACGGcagctggagctgctgctccaggCCGTGGAGTCCCGCGGCGGTACGCGCACCGCGTGCCTCTTGCTGCCCGGCCGCCTGGACTGCAGGCTGGGCCTGGGGGCTCCCGCCGGCTCGCAGCCCGCCCAACAACCCTCGTCCTACTCGCTCCCCCTCCTGCTGTGCAAAGTGTTCAGGTGGCCGGATCTCAGGCATTCCTCGGAAGTCAAGAGGCTGTGTTGCTGTGAATCTTACGGGAAGATCAACCCCGAGCTGGTGTGCTGCAACCCCCATCACCTTAGCCGACTCTGCGAACTAG agtctccccctcctccttactCCAGATACCCGATGGATTTTCTCAAACCAACTG CGGACTGTCCAGATGCTGTGCCTTCCTCCGCTGACACAGGGGGAACGAATTATCTGGCCCCTGCGGGGCTTTCAG ATTCCCAACTTCTTCTGGAGCCTGGGGATCGGTCACACTGGTGCGTGGTGGCATACTGGGAGGAGAAGACGCGAGTGGGGAGGCTTTACTGTGTCCAGGAGCCCTCCCTGGACATCTTCTATGATCTACCTCAGGGGAATGGCTTTTGCCTCGGACAGCTCAATTCGGACAACAAGAGTCAGCTGGTACAGAAAGTGCGGAGCAAAATCGGTTGTGGCATCCAGCTCACACGGGAAGTGGACGGCGTGTGGGTGTACAACCGCAGCAGCTACCCCATCTTCATCAAGTCGGCCACACTGGACAACCCGGACTCCAGGACGCTGTTGGTGCACAAGGTGTTCCCCGGTTTCTCCATCAAGGCTTTTGACTACGAGAAAGCGTACAGCCTGCAGCGGCCCAACGACCACGAGTTCATGCAGCAGCCGTGGACTGGTTTCACCGTGCAGATCAGCTTCGTGAAGGGCTGGGGCCAGTGCTACACCCGCCAGTTCATCAGCAGCTGCCCGTGCTGGCTGGAGGTCATCTTCAACAGCCGGTAG